GGGAGAGccattaagaaaaaaaagtgaagcTTTCAAGTGAacttttttctaaaatttaaattgaattctGCATAAGCAAACTACTCATTGCTTCTATTCACATAAATTGGTCCAAACTAAAGGAAGTGATTCTAAGGTTGAAATTCCAagtcaaataattcaaataaatccATTTGGTGTGAGAAAGGCAGGCATATTATATAATGACCCAGTAATTGGTACTTCCAGTtggaatattttcaaaattaattacttacaaAGTCATATCTATTAATGAAAAGATATGAATGGTTATTCATTAACTACTAACTACCAAAGTCACGATTCAAATAGTTACAACTTTCCATAAGGGTTAGTTAAGTTTGTTGAATAACCAAATACTAACTACTTTGGTggttatttttaaaagttacaaCTCTTTATCAAAGATTAGTTACTTGGTGCCTATATATTCAGCAGTCATAATTCTTCATGAAATATACACTAAAAGTGTAGTTATATTGGTGACTATTCTAATAGTCACACCTTTTCATGAAAAGGTATCAAGGTAGTTATGATTGTGAATATTTAGAGAAGTCCACTTTTCGGAAAGGTTATGAAATCATTCTTAAAGACTTCTATACTgcagaaataatatttaagtttGATAGTCTAGTTGTTATTGATGGATACTTTGTTATTTGAGTATGTTTTTTGCAAAACGCATTCAAACATAGGCTGCATACCAATTTATTTTATGGTGAGGGCAAATTAAGCCTTAAGGAACGTGAGCACACATGCCTAGAAGCCAAACTTAACATCTGCATCCAACACTTCCAAACAGCAGACAAACTTTGAAAATATCCTAATATTAAGTGTCCAAATTATTCTAAAACCCAGTAATTGTGTTCTTATTGACATCTTTTTACTTGTAATCTTGCCATAAATAGACCACAAGTTTTTTGCTGTTGAAAATAGCTCAAGTTCTATCTGTTATTCAGTAATAACTGTTACTCTAAAATCCAATAACAACTGTTATAGATCAAGTCCATATGTTTTCTTATAACCCAGTAATGCTCACCAATTAGGAGAAGTCATTCAAAAAGgttcaaaagaaaaggaataaaCCCGACATTAAGCGtacaaaatcttttaaaaaccTCCATTTTGACACTCGAATTTCATGGAAGCAAACTCGATgattcagaaaataaaaaagatttcaCGAGTCATGAGCAAAAAGACCAATCCTTATCGAACTCATGGACTGAAATTGTCCAAAAACCCGTAACTCGAGAGATCGAGATCGACATCATCCAATAAATATACAAGAACTAAGAATGTGAATGCCTCTCATATGTTAAACAGTGAAGTAAAAGTAACCACAAGCAACTTCCGCAAGCCTTTATAGATCCATTCTAAGATCGACACCCCGCCACAGAAAAGTCACAGCCATCAAAGAACactcataaccaaaccaaaatcTAACCCAACGAAAGACTCCACATGAATCACCCAAGACGCTGCTGTAACTACAAGTGTAGAACAGAGAATTACCAGATGGGATGGGATCAGGCAAGATCTGCGGATCCGGAGAAAGCGATGTTGCAGAAAACGTGGTTGAAggttttgatttcttttcagAAGGGAAAGTGTGAATGGCCATAAAACACAGCAACACACAGAAGCCAAGGAAGCTGATCGCCGACCCAAAAagcatattttagtttttttctacGATGCCGACACGTCCCGATCTTCTGTGACGCGAAAGATCTGCCGCGTAAATTGACAGCCACTCCCTTCAATTCGTActtactatttattattattaattaagtggcaAATTCACACCCAGTAATGAAACTTGTGATGTGTTCAGGTAACATTTTTACACGTGTCAGAGTCGTACATGTCTTTGAAATGATGGTAGAGTCTATTAAAGAAAATTCTTTACGGCCACACATATTTACATACTTATAAAAtggggttaaaaaaataaaatatcatcaGTCATGTTATAGTTCACTTTTTATAGAATGggattaaaagaataaaataccatcacttatattatattacactttttttaatgtaatatgGGTGAcaacattttaatcttttaactcTCATTTTATAAGCTTATCTGTCAATTTATTTGGCATCGTAGAAAGATTCATCCATTAATATAAGATTTACGTTAAAATAAACTCATTCATGAGAACTGTTTTTGTGTGAATTATTTAGGggtaaaaataaacataataaggAACAAACGAGTTACTATTGTCTTTGAaagtttattttcttattttgtttttctttaaaaaaaaaagaaaaaaacagttTGGTGCATTATTTTTGCTttaaaattgaatgaaatttttattttttaaaaaataagaacaaaaaaattatgtctCTCTATTCATAGTTTCATTTTTTCTCGGCCAATTGATTACTCCCTATATCTCCCCATAGCTCTTTTAGTGattgatttttcatattctttttaaCTTAATATTTGACAACCAACGAATTATTCTTTTATAAgcaatgattatttttatatatttaattattagacAAGATATTTTTGAGCGAActtcattttcaattattattttcaaaattgaaaaatgatattACCAAATGCAagatttaattcttattttttaacataaaataaaaacaaacattGAAAATGTTAggtctctttgttgttttcagatcattttcaattttttcaaacagtaaaaatatgtttattttggtattttcaaaaataagaaaaaaatttataaaaaaaactcaaaataccaaaaagtttttttaaatgtttttatcatagacaaactcaaaattttcaaaatgtaaaaaacgttacagacaaaaagaacattttttcaacaattttaaaacACGAAGAGAACAACCCTTTAGCCTTTGACTTTAGCAAGATAGGCTCGAGCCACACAATATATCTCCAAACTAATTACACTTTAATAACCTTTTCTACACCCTTTTTCAccaagaaaaaacaaataaataaaatactatattGAGCCTTTATGCCTATATGTGGTTagctaaatttaataaaaataacaattacaTATAATTTGTTTACAACACAATTTGCTGGCtaagatataaaatacacaacattaacaatgagaaagaaagacttCCATTAGTACAACCCTAAATTTGTTTAGATCACAATTTTTCACCATACGAAGTAAGACAATATGTAACATTGAGTAGAAGGCAATTTCTCTTATTTGCAATGTCCATATCCACTGCACAGAATACAACCAGGGGTGGGAAAACACCAACCCACTTCAACTATTCCTTGTTAATTTGATCACCTCATGGTTATTGTAAGGGCTAGCTAGGCTCTTGAATTttacttagcaaaaaaaaaaagctagcTAGGCTCTTACTGATGTCTGAATCGCAACCTGTTCGGTGTAGTGTGCATCTTCTGTTTTCTCAATGGCTTCCCAGAGATCTGGCAATGCTTCCTTCATATTGTGAATGCTCTTCAGTGCATGATCCACGCCCTTTGTTCTGTGAGAAGACCCCACCTACCCAAATAGGATTAACGTAAATTAGGATTGTGATTATTATGAACCAAAATTCAAGCAATAATattgaaggaaaaaatgaagaactaaaatttttgtatttggttGATTAAATAATCAAGGACTATCAACCTACCCAGACTGTCTGGAGGCCCATAAGCTTGCCGATCTGCAAATTACGGATGCTATCGTCGAAGAACAACTGGCAAAGCCAAGAAAGAATAGAACCAATAATAAGAGTTTAAGCTTTGCAGATAAATATAAGTTTACAAGATAACTAGATTCTAGTGGGAAAAATAAATAGTAACTGGTTAGGGAAGAAGATGATCTTACTGTCTTCTTAGGGTTGATTTGAGCCGTCTTGAGAGCTAGTTCAAAGGATACCTCAGAAGGTTTGCAAGCTACTAGAGGCTTTGGAGGTACTGTATTATGCTCAGAAGACTCGTTAACAAAATTAGTGTTGGTGCCGAGAATGGTACTTGGATTAGACTCATCTTCCTCGCCAATTCTATTTCTCTTGTTGATTGGATTCAAGGTCTCAAAGCATATAACTTGGTCAAAGCATTCCTTTAATCCAAGCCTCCCTAGAACTTGATCAACATGCTCCTTATTTGCGTTTGAGAATATCTGTTGCATGGAAAACAAACCGGATTTATGGGAAACAATCCTAATTGCCTAACCAtaataattttctctatttaggGGTGCCACAAGAAACCTACAACTTTCCTAATGGGCAGGGATTGCAGTAGATACTTGAGAACTGGATCCGGTTTTAAGATATCATCATAGGGTAATCTTCCATGAACATAACTGCAGAACAAAATAGTATGAGATCATacaaattccaaataaaattgCAAGGCAAATAGAGATTGGGAAAAAAGAAACCTG
This genomic stretch from Diospyros lotus cultivar Yz01 chromosome 1, ASM1463336v1, whole genome shotgun sequence harbors:
- the LOC127810594 gene encoding uncharacterized protein C24B11.05-like isoform X2; amino-acid sequence: MLNYTMVMEPQWLVYCSVFQAIGYDLDYDDYHSYVHGRLPYDDILKPDPVLKYLLQSLPIRKVIFSNANKEHVDQVLGRLGLKECFDQVICFETLNPINKRNRIGEEDESNPSTILGTNTNFVNESSEHNTVPPKPLVACKPSEVSFELALKTAQINPKKTLFFDDSIRNLQIGKLMGLQTVWVGSSHRTKGVDHALKSIHNMKEALPDLWEAIEKTEDAHYTEQVAIQTSVRA
- the LOC127810594 gene encoding uncharacterized protein C24B11.05-like isoform X1 produces the protein MEYGQQYQQIPERKYECLLFDVDDTLYPLSCGLSRQTALNIRDYMVTKLGIEEEKVPELNAQLYNGYGTTMAGLLAIGYDLDYDDYHSYVHGRLPYDDILKPDPVLKYLLQSLPIRKVIFSNANKEHVDQVLGRLGLKECFDQVICFETLNPINKRNRIGEEDESNPSTILGTNTNFVNESSEHNTVPPKPLVACKPSEVSFELALKTAQINPKKTLFFDDSIRNLQIGKLMGLQTVWVGSSHRTKGVDHALKSIHNMKEALPDLWEAIEKTEDAHYTEQVAIQTSVRA